A single region of the Pseudorhodoplanes sp. genome encodes:
- the arsS gene encoding arsenosugar biosynthesis radical SAM protein ArsS (Some members of this family are selenoproteins.), translating to MRGTWPQLDKIPFPAIARGPVTTLQINVGYRCNQSCVHCHVAAGPNRTEEMAGDVADLVLRVLERRNIATLDITGGAPELNPHFRRLVTGARNMGVRVMDRCNLTILHVPGQEDLGEFLAGEQVEIVASLPCYSADNVDSQRGKGVFDASIRALQKLNALGYGRDGSGLVLNLVYNPQGPSLPPQQTALEADYKRVLGAQHGVTFTNLYTLANMPIQRFGSMLISKKQFDGYLALLRRAHQDANLDGVMCRSLISVDYRGYLYDCDFNQMLDLPLSRGTRDRLHLSDFLGDDLANNPIRVAGHCYGCTAGQGSSCGGALKEAAE from the coding sequence ATGCGAGGCACTTGGCCGCAGCTCGACAAGATTCCCTTCCCCGCCATTGCGCGCGGACCGGTCACGACGCTGCAGATCAATGTCGGCTACCGATGCAACCAGTCCTGCGTGCATTGCCACGTCGCGGCCGGCCCGAACCGCACCGAGGAGATGGCGGGCGACGTCGCCGATCTGGTGCTGCGGGTGCTCGAACGCCGCAACATTGCAACGCTCGACATCACCGGCGGCGCGCCCGAGCTCAATCCGCATTTCCGCAGGCTGGTGACAGGCGCGCGCAATATGGGCGTGCGGGTGATGGACCGCTGCAATCTCACGATTTTGCATGTGCCGGGCCAGGAGGACCTTGGAGAGTTCTTGGCCGGCGAGCAGGTCGAGATTGTCGCGTCCCTGCCCTGCTATTCAGCAGACAACGTCGACAGCCAGCGCGGCAAGGGTGTGTTTGATGCCTCGATCCGCGCCCTGCAAAAGCTCAACGCGCTGGGCTATGGCCGCGACGGGTCCGGCCTCGTGCTCAACCTCGTCTACAATCCGCAGGGACCCTCGCTGCCGCCGCAGCAGACAGCTTTGGAAGCCGACTACAAGCGCGTTCTCGGCGCGCAACATGGCGTGACGTTCACCAATCTCTATACGCTCGCCAATATGCCGATCCAGCGTTTCGGCTCGATGCTGATTTCCAAAAAGCAATTCGACGGTTATCTCGCGCTGCTGCGGCGCGCGCATCAGGACGCCAATCTCGACGGCGTCATGTGTCGCTCGCTGATCTCGGTCGACTATCGCGGCTATCTCTATGACTGCGACTTCAACCAGATGCTCGATCTGCCACTCTCGCGCGGAACACGCGATCGACTGCACCTGTCGGATTTCCTGGGAGATGATCTGGCAAACAATCCGATTCGCGTTGCCGGCCACTGCTATGGCTGCACTGCAGGCCAAGGCTCAAGCTGCGGCGGCGCGCTGAAAGAAGCCGCAGAGTAG
- a CDS encoding DUF3750 domain-containing protein codes for MTESALPRRARKKIVFLSILILFLLPVAARATFFAFEDRPRSFREANWSSTGTLPAAAEHPEARVLVMSGRTGGWKGVVAVHSWIVFKRENAPRWNRYDVVGWGSPVRLNGWAPDARWYGTPPSVVADIKGVEAQTLIPKIEQAVKEYRYANHGDYRIWPGPNSNSFVATVLRAIPEIGITMPPNAIGRDFRPGPYLGWADSGTGIEASLCGLLGVKIGWVEGIEVNVLGLVVGFDIRDPAIKLPGFGRIGLNMWSASAATLSPR; via the coding sequence ATGACAGAATCCGCATTGCCACGTCGCGCCCGCAAGAAAATCGTGTTCCTGTCCATCCTCATCCTTTTTCTCCTGCCCGTCGCCGCGCGCGCGACCTTCTTCGCCTTTGAGGATCGTCCGCGCAGTTTCCGCGAGGCGAACTGGTCAAGCACGGGGACACTGCCTGCCGCAGCAGAACATCCGGAGGCGCGGGTGCTGGTCATGTCTGGCCGCACCGGCGGCTGGAAGGGTGTGGTTGCGGTGCATAGCTGGATCGTGTTCAAGCGCGAGAATGCGCCGCGCTGGAACCGCTACGACGTGGTCGGCTGGGGCAGTCCGGTGCGGCTGAACGGCTGGGCTCCGGACGCGCGATGGTATGGCACCCCGCCAAGCGTCGTCGCCGACATCAAGGGCGTGGAGGCGCAGACATTGATTCCGAAGATTGAGCAGGCCGTGAAGGAGTACCGTTACGCCAATCACGGCGACTACCGGATCTGGCCGGGTCCAAACAGCAATTCCTTCGTGGCGACGGTGCTGCGCGCCATTCCGGAAATCGGCATCACCATGCCGCCCAATGCCATCGGCCGCGATTTCCGTCCGGGACCGTATCTTGGATGGGCCGACAGCGGCACCGGCATTGAGGCGAGCCTGTGTGGCCTGCTGGGCGTAAAAATCGGCTGGGTGGAAGGTATCGAAGTGAATGTCCTCGGGTTGGTTGTGGGCTTCGACATCCGCGACCCGGCCATCAAGCTGCCCGGCTTCGGCCGTATCGGACTCAACATGTGGTCGGCAAGCGCGGCAACCCTCTCCCCGCGCTGA
- a CDS encoding pyroglutamyl-peptidase I, producing MNRKRTVLITGFGPFPGAPFNPSGPLVQKLARLRRPAFADMRLIPHVFATSYRSVDQELPKLISHHRPDAIVMFGLATRSRHVRIETQARNALSASPDAMGQTAATSTIKHSHLPLPMRAPRAALLHAARSCKIPARPSRDAGRYLCNYLYWRGLEAAGQPRGPEIVVFIHIPNIRRKPVRRGGRRRRYSEHDLATTGEAILRALIAALRSRAYR from the coding sequence GTGAATCGCAAGCGCACCGTCCTGATCACCGGCTTCGGCCCCTTCCCCGGCGCACCGTTCAACCCCTCCGGACCGCTGGTGCAAAAGCTGGCACGTCTGCGTCGGCCGGCCTTTGCCGATATGCGGTTGATCCCGCATGTCTTCGCGACGAGCTATCGCAGCGTCGATCAGGAGCTGCCAAAACTGATTTCGCATCATCGGCCGGATGCCATCGTGATGTTCGGTCTGGCCACACGTTCGCGCCATGTGCGGATCGAGACGCAGGCGCGCAATGCGTTATCGGCTTCCCCCGATGCCATGGGACAGACGGCCGCTACATCGACGATCAAGCACAGTCACCTCCCCCTGCCGATGCGCGCCCCGCGCGCTGCATTGCTGCATGCGGCCCGTAGCTGCAAAATTCCGGCGCGGCCATCGCGCGATGCTGGACGATATCTGTGCAATTACCTCTACTGGCGCGGGCTGGAAGCGGCTGGCCAGCCGCGCGGTCCTGAAATCGTGGTCTTCATCCACATCCCGAATATCCGCCGGAAGCCGGTCCGTCGCGGCGGCAGGCGCCGCCGCTACTCAGAGCATGACCTCGCAACAACGGGAGAAGCGATCTTGCGCGCGCTCATCGCTGCGCTGAGATCCCGCGCTTACCGCTAA
- the meaB gene encoding methylmalonyl Co-A mutase-associated GTPase MeaB, with amino-acid sequence MATRSESSSDTSALAARIRAGDRATLARAITLIESKRADHRKSAHQLVQSLLPETGKALRIGITGSPGVGKSTTIDALGSYLTSESHKVAVLAVDPSSTRTGGSILGDKTRMAKLATDPNAFIRPSPSSGTLGGVAAKTRETMLLCEAAGFDVILVETVGIGQSETAVASMVDFFLVLMLPGAGDELQGIKKGVVELADMIAVNKADGDNLKRANQAAAEYRAALHILKPQSATWAPPVITYSALTGQGVADLWKQAEKYRAQMSATGEFAAKRREQQVTWMWAMLEDRLFAQLRNDSKLKAKLPQLEKAVAAGTLSPMLAVEEIAEAMGL; translated from the coding sequence ATGGCCACCCGCTCCGAGTCGTCCTCCGACACGTCCGCCCTCGCCGCCCGCATCCGCGCCGGCGACCGTGCGACTTTGGCGCGGGCGATCACCCTGATCGAGAGCAAACGTGCCGATCACCGCAAGAGCGCACACCAGCTTGTGCAATCGCTCCTGCCGGAGACCGGCAAGGCGCTGCGCATCGGCATCACCGGCTCGCCGGGCGTCGGCAAGTCGACCACCATTGACGCGCTGGGTAGCTATCTGACCTCCGAGTCCCACAAGGTGGCGGTGCTGGCGGTCGATCCTTCCTCGACGCGTACCGGCGGCTCGATCCTCGGCGACAAGACGCGGATGGCGAAACTCGCGACGGACCCAAATGCTTTCATCCGGCCTTCGCCCTCCTCCGGCACCCTTGGCGGGGTGGCGGCGAAGACACGGGAGACCATGCTCCTGTGCGAAGCTGCCGGTTTCGATGTGATCCTGGTCGAGACCGTCGGCATTGGGCAATCGGAAACGGCCGTCGCCTCGATGGTCGATTTCTTTCTGGTGCTGATGCTGCCCGGCGCCGGCGACGAATTGCAGGGCATCAAGAAGGGCGTGGTCGAACTCGCCGACATGATCGCGGTGAACAAGGCCGACGGCGACAACCTCAAGCGCGCCAATCAGGCGGCGGCGGAATATCGCGCTGCGTTGCACATCCTGAAGCCGCAATCGGCGACTTGGGCACCGCCGGTCATCACCTATTCGGCGCTGACCGGACAGGGCGTCGCCGACTTGTGGAAACAGGCGGAAAAATATCGCGCGCAGATGAGCGCCACCGGCGAATTCGCTGCGAAGCGGCGCGAGCAGCAAGTCACCTGGATGTGGGCGATGCTGGAAGACCGGCTGTTCGCGCAACTGCGCAACGATTCGAAGCTGAAGGCGAAGCTGCCGCAACTGGAAAAGGCAGTGGCGGCGGGTACGCTGTCGCCGATGCTGGCGGTCGAAGAGATCGCCGAGGCGATGGGGCTGTGA
- the scpA gene encoding methylmalonyl-CoA mutase codes for MSRIPNFSTIDFAPVRGAQATAIGAEPWLTPEGIPVKPLYGEADLNGIDFLNTCPGIAPYLRGPYPTMYVNQPWTIRQYAGFSTAEDSNAFYRRNLAAGQKGLSVAFDLATHRGYDSDHPRVAGDVGMAGVAIDSIYDMRTLFSGIPLDQMTVSMTMNGAVLPVLALYIVAAEEQGVAPKFLGGTIQNDILKEFMVRNTYIYPPAPSLRIISDIFAYTAQNMPKFNSISISGYHMQEAGATQDLELAYTLADGIEYVRAGIAAGIPIDSFAPRLSFFWAIGMNFFMEVAKMRAARLIWAKLMKGFNPKDARSLSLRTHCQTSGWSLAAQDVFNNVARTMIEAMAATQGHTQSLHTNALDEALALPTDFSARIARNTQIVLQQESGTTRIIDPWGGSFYVEKLTYELAKKAWGHIQEVEELGGMTKAIEASIPKLRIEEAAAKTQARIDAGLQSVIGVNKYRPSSETPIDVLKVDNSAVRTLQIDKLSRLKKERDPQRLEAALTALTNGAMQGGNLLALAIDAARAKATVGEISSALEKVFGRHRAEIKAISGVYKREAGEMSDTVARVQKLVTQFEADEGRRPRILVAKIGQDGHDRGQKVIASAFADLGFDVDIGPLFATAAEAARQAVENDVHIVGVSSLAAAHLTAVPELKAELEKQGRGDIMIVVGGVVPPQDWDAVKAAGAEAIFPPGTVIADAAEDLIGKLNKRLGHGQKAAE; via the coding sequence ATGAGCCGCATCCCGAACTTCAGTACGATTGATTTCGCTCCCGTGCGCGGCGCTCAAGCGACTGCTATCGGCGCTGAACCCTGGCTCACGCCCGAAGGCATTCCGGTCAAGCCTCTCTATGGCGAGGCCGATCTGAACGGCATCGATTTCCTGAACACCTGTCCCGGCATCGCGCCCTATCTGCGCGGGCCCTACCCGACGATGTATGTCAACCAGCCCTGGACGATCCGGCAATATGCCGGCTTCTCCACGGCGGAGGATTCCAACGCCTTCTACCGGCGTAATCTCGCCGCCGGTCAGAAGGGCCTTTCCGTCGCTTTCGATCTCGCGACCCATCGCGGCTACGATTCCGACCATCCGCGCGTTGCCGGCGACGTCGGCATGGCCGGCGTTGCTATCGATTCCATCTACGACATGCGAACGCTGTTTTCCGGCATCCCGCTCGACCAGATGACGGTGTCGATGACCATGAACGGCGCGGTGCTGCCGGTGCTCGCGCTCTATATCGTGGCGGCGGAGGAACAGGGCGTTGCGCCGAAATTCCTCGGCGGCACCATCCAGAACGACATCCTCAAAGAATTCATGGTGCGCAACACCTATATCTATCCACCCGCGCCATCGCTCCGCATCATTTCGGACATCTTCGCCTATACGGCGCAGAACATGCCGAAGTTCAATTCGATCTCGATCTCCGGCTATCACATGCAGGAAGCCGGCGCGACGCAGGATCTCGAACTCGCCTATACGCTCGCCGACGGCATCGAATATGTGCGCGCCGGAATTGCCGCCGGCATTCCGATTGATTCATTCGCGCCGCGCCTCTCCTTCTTCTGGGCGATCGGCATGAACTTCTTCATGGAGGTCGCCAAGATGCGGGCCGCGCGCCTGATCTGGGCGAAGCTGATGAAGGGCTTCAACCCAAAGGACGCGCGCTCATTGTCGCTGCGCACGCATTGCCAGACCTCGGGCTGGTCGCTGGCGGCGCAGGACGTGTTCAACAATGTCGCCCGCACCATGATCGAGGCGATGGCCGCGACGCAGGGGCATACGCAGTCACTGCACACCAACGCGCTCGACGAGGCTTTGGCGCTGCCGACCGATTTCTCCGCCCGCATCGCCCGAAACACACAGATCGTGCTGCAGCAGGAATCGGGCACCACCCGCATCATCGATCCCTGGGGCGGTTCGTTCTATGTCGAGAAGCTGACCTACGAGCTCGCAAAAAAGGCCTGGGGCCATATCCAGGAAGTGGAAGAGCTCGGCGGCATGACCAAGGCCATCGAGGCCTCGATCCCGAAACTACGCATCGAGGAAGCCGCGGCCAAGACCCAGGCCCGCATCGACGCCGGACTGCAATCTGTCATTGGCGTCAACAAGTACAGGCCGAGTTCTGAGACGCCGATCGATGTTCTTAAAGTGGATAATTCAGCAGTCCGCACCCTTCAAATCGACAAGCTCAGCCGGCTGAAGAAGGAGCGCGATCCGCAAAGGCTCGAAGCAGCCCTCACAGCGTTGACCAACGGGGCAATGCAGGGCGGGAATCTGCTGGCGCTCGCCATCGATGCCGCGCGTGCCAAGGCGACCGTGGGCGAGATATCATCGGCCCTGGAAAAGGTGTTCGGCCGCCACCGTGCCGAGATCAAGGCCATTTCCGGGGTTTACAAAAGAGAGGCCGGCGAAATGTCCGACACCGTCGCGCGGGTGCAGAAGCTGGTCACGCAGTTCGAGGCCGACGAAGGCCGCCGGCCGCGAATTCTCGTCGCCAAGATCGGCCAGGACGGCCATGACCGCGGCCAGAAGGTGATCGCCTCTGCCTTTGCCGATCTTGGCTTCGACGTCGATATCGGCCCGCTCTTCGCCACTGCCGCGGAGGCCGCGCGGCAGGCAGTGGAAAACGACGTGCATATCGTAGGCGTTTCCTCGCTCGCGGCGGCTCACCTCACCGCGGTGCCGGAATTGAAGGCCGAGCTGGAGAAGCAGGGACGCGGTGACATCATGATCGTGGTCGGCGGCGTGGTGCCGCCGCAGGACTGGGATGCCGTGAAGGCCGCCGGCGCGGAGGCCATCTTCCCGCCCGGCACGGTGATCGCCGATGCGGCCGAAGACCTGATCGGCAAGCTCAACAAGCGCCTGGGTCACGGGCAAAAGGCGGCGGAATAG
- a CDS encoding methylmalonyl-CoA mutase subunit beta — protein sequence MTVPDNLPLAAEFPPATREQWLKLVDGVLKGAPFDKKLAHKTYDGLKIEPLYERAAGASPVAGRAALAAPWQVMALVDHPDPQEANRQALEDLENGANGLVIVCPSSVGSQGFGIDTSADGLARILDGVYLDAGAPIEFQLTRVAKDVPEHVAELIRQRRLDPASCNLRIGYDPIGLMATGSSSPAPWQEIAPLFAGMTQKLADEGFRGPFAAADARVIHNAGGSEAQELSYALSVALAYLRALEAGGIPLDQARRMIFFRLSADADQFLTMAKFRALRKLWGRVEEACDLAPEPAFIAAETAWRMMTRRDPYVNMLRTTIAAFAAGLGGANAITALPFTSALGLPDSFARRIARNMQLILLEESNLAKVADPAAGSGGIEDLTDKLCHASWTLFQEIEAAGGVTAALEAGLIQDKVAQTRGQRERAVAMRKDPLTGTSEFPHLSENSVKVLQAASQVAPAFSEKALPCIRLAEPFEKLRDASDRMLEKAGARPKVFLATLGTPADSIARATFAKNFFEAGGIEAMEGHGDMTALAAAFKQSGAKLACLCSSDAIYAAQGAEAAKALAAAGATHIYLAGRPAEAENLKTAGVQSFIYAGCDVLATLKAAHDMVGAE from the coding sequence ATGACTGTGCCGGACAACCTGCCCCTCGCCGCCGAATTTCCCCCCGCAACTCGCGAGCAATGGCTCAAGCTGGTCGATGGCGTGCTGAAAGGCGCGCCCTTCGACAAGAAGCTGGCCCACAAGACCTATGACGGCTTGAAGATCGAGCCGCTGTATGAGCGCGCTGCCGGCGCCAGTCCCGTAGCCGGCCGCGCCGCCCTCGCTGCGCCCTGGCAGGTCATGGCGCTGGTCGATCATCCCGATCCGCAGGAAGCCAACCGGCAGGCGCTAGAGGATCTGGAGAACGGCGCCAACGGTCTGGTGATTGTCTGCCCCAGCTCGGTCGGGTCGCAGGGCTTTGGCATCGACACTTCGGCAGACGGCCTCGCCCGCATTCTCGACGGCGTCTATCTCGACGCGGGCGCGCCGATCGAATTCCAGCTCACCCGCGTGGCCAAGGACGTGCCCGAACATGTCGCGGAGCTGATCAGACAGCGTCGCCTTGACCCGGCGTCGTGTAATTTGCGCATCGGTTACGACCCCATCGGATTAATGGCCACGGGCTCTTCGTCTCCGGCTCCGTGGCAAGAGATTGCGCCGCTCTTTGCCGGCATGACGCAAAAGCTTGCCGACGAAGGCTTTCGCGGTCCGTTCGCGGCGGCGGACGCGCGGGTAATCCACAATGCCGGCGGTTCGGAAGCGCAGGAATTGTCCTACGCGCTCTCTGTCGCGCTTGCCTATCTGCGCGCGCTGGAAGCCGGCGGCATTCCGCTCGATCAGGCCCGGCGCATGATCTTCTTCCGTCTCTCGGCGGACGCCGACCAGTTCCTGACCATGGCGAAGTTCCGCGCCTTGCGGAAATTGTGGGGGCGTGTGGAAGAGGCCTGCGACCTTGCGCCAGAGCCGGCCTTCATCGCGGCGGAGACGGCGTGGCGGATGATGACGCGGCGCGACCCTTACGTGAACATGCTGCGCACGACGATTGCCGCTTTCGCGGCCGGCCTCGGCGGCGCCAATGCGATCACCGCGCTGCCCTTCACCTCGGCGCTCGGCCTGCCGGATTCCTTCGCGCGGCGCATAGCGCGCAACATGCAGCTCATCCTGCTGGAAGAATCCAATCTCGCGAAGGTCGCCGATCCCGCGGCAGGCTCCGGCGGCATCGAGGACTTGACCGACAAGCTCTGTCATGCGTCGTGGACGCTGTTCCAGGAGATCGAAGCGGCCGGCGGCGTGACCGCCGCGCTCGAAGCCGGATTGATTCAGGATAAAGTCGCGCAGACGCGCGGCCAGCGCGAACGCGCGGTCGCCATGCGCAAGGATCCGCTCACCGGCACCAGCGAATTTCCTCATCTTTCCGAGAATTCGGTCAAGGTCCTTCAAGCGGCATCGCAAGTCGCGCCGGCATTTTCCGAAAAAGCTCTCCCCTGCATTCGCCTCGCCGAGCCGTTCGAAAAACTGCGCGACGCCTCCGACCGCATGTTGGAAAAGGCCGGCGCGCGGCCGAAGGTGTTTCTTGCAACGCTTGGCACGCCGGCCGACTCCATCGCGCGCGCGACGTTCGCCAAGAACTTCTTCGAGGCTGGCGGGATCGAGGCGATGGAAGGCCATGGCGACATGACAGCCTTGGCCGCGGCGTTCAAACAATCCGGCGCCAAGCTCGCCTGCCTGTGCTCGTCGGACGCGATCTACGCGGCGCAGGGCGCGGAAGCCGCGAAGGCCCTCGCGGCGGCAGGCGCGACGCATATCTATCTGGCAGGCCGGCCAGCAGAGGCAGAAAACCTGAAGACAGCGGGCGTGCAATCCTTCATTTACGCCGGCTGCGACGTGCTGGCGACGCTGAAGGCGGCGCATGATATGGTAGGTGCAGAATGA
- the folK gene encoding 2-amino-4-hydroxy-6-hydroxymethyldihydropteridine diphosphokinase, producing MPQALIAFGGNVGDARATIDRGIATFCDGREVRLVKRSSDYETPPWGVEDQPAFVNACILIETSLPPHELLARGQMIERLYGRDRARETRWGPRTLDIDLIDYGGEVIEEPDLTLPHPRARERAFVLVPVSEIVPEWRIGGVPIRDALARLDRAGIRRLPDRKS from the coding sequence GTGCCGCAGGCGCTGATTGCCTTCGGCGGCAATGTCGGCGACGCGCGCGCGACCATTGATCGCGGCATCGCAACCTTCTGTGACGGACGCGAGGTTCGGCTGGTGAAACGCTCCTCGGACTATGAAACGCCGCCCTGGGGCGTCGAGGACCAGCCCGCCTTCGTCAACGCCTGCATCCTGATCGAGACCAGCCTGCCGCCGCACGAGCTCTTGGCGCGCGGGCAGATGATCGAGCGCCTGTATGGCCGCGACCGGGCGCGAGAGACACGCTGGGGACCGCGCACCCTCGATATCGACCTCATCGACTATGGTGGCGAGGTCATCGAGGAGCCCGACCTCACCCTGCCCCACCCGCGCGCACGTGAGCGGGCCTTCGTGCTAGTGCCGGTTTCGGAGATTGTGCCGGAGTGGCGGATTGGGGGTGTGCCAATCCGGGATGCGCTTGCCCGGCTGGACCGGGCCGGAATCCGCCGCCTCCCGGACCGAAAGTCTTAA
- the folB gene encoding dihydroneopterin aldolase, with translation MTDTIFIRGLSLHAYHGVMAHEAKVGQTFSLDLDLTIDLSSAARSDRLAHTVSYDQVVATASEAFCAIRYKLIEAAAGAVVDAVLAKFDKITAVRITVHKPHAPIAATFDDVGIIISRARKG, from the coding sequence ATGACCGACACGATCTTCATCCGCGGGCTGAGCCTTCATGCCTATCACGGCGTGATGGCGCACGAGGCCAAGGTGGGGCAAACCTTCAGCCTCGATCTCGATCTCACCATTGACCTGTCGAGCGCCGCGCGCTCCGACCGGCTGGCGCATACGGTCTCCTACGATCAGGTGGTGGCAACGGCGAGCGAGGCCTTTTGCGCGATACGCTACAAGCTGATCGAGGCGGCCGCCGGCGCGGTAGTCGATGCCGTGCTGGCAAAATTCGACAAGATCACCGCCGTGCGCATCACCGTGCACAAGCCGCACGCCCCGATCGCCGCGACGTTCGACGATGTGGGGATCATCATCAGCCGCGCGCGGAAGGGCTAA
- the folP gene encoding dihydropteroate synthase produces MGILNLTPDSFSDGGRFVDPAVAIAHAARMAGDGADIIDVGAESTRPYGGAVEVSAEEECARLKSVLPAVVALGKPVSIDSMKAKVVAWAIAQGAQIANDIWGLQRDPDMARVVAEHRVPVIVMHNRVKAEPNIDIIADMMSFFERSLAIADRAGIARDMIVLDPGIGFGKTPAQSLTAIARLEDFKRFGLPLLMGLSRKRFISHVVPSEPMQRLGGSIAGNLLAVQKGAAIVRVHDVAETVQALRVADAIRKVSQ; encoded by the coding sequence ATGGGCATTCTCAACCTGACGCCGGACTCTTTTTCTGACGGCGGGCGCTTTGTCGATCCGGCGGTAGCTATCGCGCATGCGGCCCGCATGGCGGGCGACGGCGCCGACATTATTGACGTGGGCGCGGAATCCACCCGCCCCTACGGCGGCGCGGTCGAGGTGTCGGCTGAAGAGGAATGCGCGCGGCTGAAGTCGGTCCTCCCCGCCGTCGTCGCGCTGGGCAAGCCGGTGTCGATCGACAGCATGAAGGCGAAAGTTGTCGCCTGGGCCATTGCCCAAGGCGCACAGATCGCCAACGACATCTGGGGCCTGCAGCGCGATCCTGACATGGCGCGCGTGGTGGCGGAGCATCGCGTGCCGGTGATCGTCATGCACAATCGCGTCAAGGCGGAGCCTAACATCGACATCATCGCCGACATGATGTCGTTCTTCGAGCGCTCGCTCGCGATCGCCGATCGCGCCGGCATTGCCCGCGACATGATCGTGCTCGATCCGGGCATCGGTTTCGGCAAGACGCCCGCGCAAAGCCTAACGGCAATAGCGCGGCTGGAAGATTTCAAGCGCTTCGGCCTGCCGCTGCTGATGGGTCTCTCGCGCAAGCGTTTCATTTCGCATGTGGTGCCGTCCGAGCCGATGCAGCGGCTGGGCGGGTCGATCGCCGGCAATCTTCTGGCGGTGCAGAAAGGCGCGGCGATCGTGCGCGTGCATGACGTCGCCGAAACCGTGCAGGCCTTGCGCGTGGCCGACGCGATCAGAAAGGTGTCGCAATGA
- a CDS encoding DUF4332 domain-containing protein has protein sequence MSYPIKNLDGIDTETVAIFRSVGIRTTEKLLEAARTSKGRKLLAEKTGIDEKCLLRLANMADRMRVKGLGADYAELLRVCGVDTVRELKYRNPAKLAAAMRGANEKRKLVKLLPSDKTVGRWIDHAKKLPLKITY, from the coding sequence ATTTCGTATCCGATTAAAAATCTTGACGGTATCGATACTGAGACCGTCGCCATTTTCCGGTCGGTGGGGATTCGCACCACCGAGAAACTGCTCGAAGCGGCGCGCACCAGCAAGGGCAGGAAGCTTCTCGCTGAGAAAACCGGAATTGACGAAAAATGCCTGCTGCGGCTCGCCAACATGGCCGACCGCATGCGGGTCAAAGGCCTTGGCGCCGACTATGCCGAATTGCTGCGGGTCTGCGGCGTCGATACGGTGCGCGAGTTGAAATACCGCAATCCGGCCAAGCTCGCCGCAGCGATGCGCGGGGCAAACGAGAAGCGAAAGCTGGTCAAACTGTTGCCTTCGGACAAGACGGTCGGCCGCTGGATCGACCACGCAAAGAAACTGCCGCTGAAGATTACGTATTGA
- a CDS encoding DUF2267 domain-containing protein yields the protein MDELVTRLVAEVGIDRDVAEKAVGIILAFLLKEGPADKMQALLASMPGAEAAARAGESAGGGFGMGGIMGVGTQLMSAGLSMGEVQSVARTLLAYAREKAGEDTVGEIVAAIPGLSQFV from the coding sequence ATGGACGAGCTTGTCACTCGACTCGTCGCAGAGGTCGGCATCGATCGCGATGTCGCCGAGAAGGCGGTCGGAATCATTTTAGCGTTTCTGCTCAAGGAGGGCCCTGCGGACAAGATGCAGGCGCTGCTCGCGAGTATGCCTGGTGCAGAAGCCGCGGCGCGAGCCGGTGAATCCGCCGGCGGCGGCTTCGGAATGGGCGGCATCATGGGGGTCGGAACCCAACTGATGTCCGCAGGACTCAGCATGGGTGAAGTGCAGAGCGTCGCACGCACCCTGCTCGCTTATGCCAGGGAGAAGGCCGGAGAGGACACCGTCGGCGAGATTGTCGCTGCCATCCCGGGCCTCAGCCAATTCGTCTAA